TGCGTCCTTGGTCTAACGCCTGTGGAAAGGATAACCAAATCTGCCCTAAGGAACTTTCTTCTATCACTGCCATTTTGAACTATTTCTACTGCCTCTACCCAACCGTCCTCCCCGTGTATTGCTAAAACCTGATGGTTTAGGTAAAACTCTATACCCTCCTCTTCTTCAAGGATTTTCATGTATCTGTCTGCCATGTATTTGTCCAGCATTCTTGGGAGAACTCTGTCAAAAAACTCCACTACAGCGACCTGAATGCCCATACTCCTTAGAGTTTCTGCGTCCTCCACACCTATGGGACCCGCTCCTACGATCACAACCCTTTTTACCCTTCCAGATAGAACCAAATCCCTTATCCTTTTGGCGTCGTCCAAGTTTTTTGCAGTGGTAACACCACCCAATTCTCTTCCGGGTATGGGTGGGACAAAGGCGCTTGCACCCGCAGCCAAAAGACACTTATCGTAAGATATCTCCTCCCCACCTTTGACTATAACCACCTTTCTTTTGTTGTCTATGCCTACCACCTCTTTGTTTGGTCTGAAATCTACCCTCATGCGCTCATAAAACTCATATCCCCCTTTGTAAAACAGTGCTTGATCCGAAATGTCCCCCCTAATTACGTTCTCCATACAGTTTGGTGCGTAAGTTGGGTAAGGCTCGTCCGAAAGGACTATTATGTCTGACTCTTTATCCACCTGCCTAAAGGCTTCAATAGCGGAGGCTGCTGCAGGACCATTGCCTACTATTACAACTCGCATAGTATAATAATAAATCATAGGCGGTGTAGCTCA
The sequence above is a segment of the Thermocrinis jamiesonii genome. Coding sequences within it:
- a CDS encoding NAD(P)/FAD-dependent oxidoreductase — encoded protein: MRVVIVGNGPAAASAIEAFRQVDKESDIIVLSDEPYPTYAPNCMENVIRGDISDQALFYKGGYEFYERMRVDFRPNKEVVGIDNKRKVVIVKGGEEISYDKCLLAAGASAFVPPIPGRELGGVTTAKNLDDAKRIRDLVLSGRVKRVVIVGAGPIGVEDAETLRSMGIQVAVVEFFDRVLPRMLDKYMADRYMKILEEEEGIEFYLNHQVLAIHGEDGWVEAVEIVQNGSDRRKFLRADLVILSTGVRPRTHLVANTDIKIHIDERTGRVVGGILVNEYQQTSDKDVYAAGDICSGIDAWGRQRWIALFPPAQQGGAVAGYNMAGLKVKHSGLVDYNAVKTRSVPAGSGGVFEDAESSMVFEYEQYLIKVFLKEGRVCGYQFVGQPKTKRLNQRNAFLKDKAWEHIMKDRGLGLEASGVLFHHFINQKDRNFSPEVVRVIKMGMLRSLGNPKFETPLFYRE